A stretch of the Hydra vulgaris chromosome 09, alternate assembly HydraT2T_AEP genome encodes the following:
- the LOC136084477 gene encoding mitochondrial basic amino acids transporter-like isoform X2: MEATMSAEGFFAGCVGGCAGILVGHPLDTVKVRIQAQPVHRSYKGILYCLKNLVRSEGCMTGALQTFLSCPIDFVKIQLQLQAIGIRKKKVHKEMLGPLGVLSCIYKKHGITGCFRGFTITLIRDCPGYGVYFGSNYYFCELFKQNDGSSASPMSLLIAGGLAGTISWAVCYPVDVLKTLIQADGHLPHNERKSMMYYAKNLYIQGGFSAFTRGINTTLLRAFPVNAIVFFTVSLITKKLNANATSLT, encoded by the exons gttGCGCTGGTATACTTGTTGGACACCCTTTAGACACTGTAAAG gtTCGAATTCAAGCACAACCCGTTCATAGAAGTTACAAAGGCATTCTATACTGCTTAAAAAATCTTGTCCGATCCGAAG GATGTATGACTGGAGCATTACAAACGTTTTTATCGTGTCCAATTGATTTTGTGAAGATTCAACTTCAGCTTCAGGCAATAggaattcgaaaaaaaaaagttcataaagaGATGCTCGGTCCTCTAGGTGTATTGTCTTGTATTTACAAGAAACATGGTATCACTGGTTGTTTTCGTGGGTTTACTATCACACTTATACGTGACTGTCCAGGGTATGGTGTGTACTTTGGTAGTAACTATTATTTTTGTGAATTGTTTAAACAAAACGACGGATCCTCAGCTTCTCCAATGTCTTTGCTCATTGCTGGAGGTTTAGCCGGAACAATTTCTTGGGCTGTTTGTTATCCtgttgatgttttaaaaactcttataCAAGCAGACGGTCACTTACCTCACAATGAACGTAAAAGCATGATGTATTAtgcaaaaaacttatatattcaAGGTGGATTTTCCGCGTTCACACGGGGAATAAACACAACTTTGCTGAGAGCTTTTCCAGTTAACGCTATTGTATTTTTTACAGTATcacttattactaaaaaactcaACGCTAATGCAACCTCATTAACATGA
- the LOC136084477 gene encoding mitochondrial basic amino acids transporter-like isoform X3 produces MEATMSAEGFFAGCVGGCAGILVGHPLDTVKVRIQAQPVHRSYKGILYCLKNLVRSEGFFGLYKGLTPPLLGLSGQNAFLFGVHYTILNNLGSSFSNEFFSGCMTGALQTFLSCPIDFVKIQLQLQAIGIRKKKVHKEMLGPLGVLSCIYKKHGITGCFRGFTITLIRDCPGYGVYFGSNYYFCELFKQNDGSSASPMSLLIAGGLAGTISWAVCYPVDVLKTLIQADGHLPHNERKSMMYYAKNLYIQGGFSAFTRGINTTLLRAFPVNAIVFFTVSLITKKLNANATSLT; encoded by the exons gttGCGCTGGTATACTTGTTGGACACCCTTTAGACACTGTAAAG gtTCGAATTCAAGCACAACCCGTTCATAGAAGTTACAAAGGCATTCTATACTGCTTAAAAAATCTTGTCCGATCCGAAGGT ttttttggGTTGTACAAAGGTTTAACTCCACCATTGTTAGGATTGTCAGGACAAAATGCGTTTCTATTCGGAGTTCATTACAcgatattaaataatttaggaAGTAGCTTTTCCAACGAATTTTTTTCAGGATGTATGACTGGAGCATTACAAACGTTTTTATCGTGTCCAATTGATTTTGTGAAGATTCAACTTCAGCTTCAGGCAATAggaattcgaaaaaaaaaagttcataaagaGATGCTCGGTCCTCTAGGTGTATTGTCTTGTATTTACAAGAAACATGGTATCACTGGTTGTTTTCGTGGGTTTACTATCACACTTATACGTGACTGTCCAGGGTATGGTGTGTACTTTGGTAGTAACTATTATTTTTGTGAATTGTTTAAACAAAACGACGGATCCTCAGCTTCTCCAATGTCTTTGCTCATTGCTGGAGGTTTAGCCGGAACAATTTCTTGGGCTGTTTGTTATCCtgttgatgttttaaaaactcttataCAAGCAGACGGTCACTTACCTCACAATGAACGTAAAAGCATGATGTATTAtgcaaaaaacttatatattcaAGGTGGATTTTCCGCGTTCACACGGGGAATAAACACAACTTTGCTGAGAGCTTTTCCAGTTAACGCTATTGTATTTTTTACAGTATcacttattactaaaaaactcaACGCTAATGCAACCTCATTAACATGA
- the LOC136084477 gene encoding mitochondrial basic amino acids transporter-like isoform X1 — MSAEGFFAGCVGGCAGILVGHPLDTVKVRIQAQPVHRSYKGILYCLKNLVRSEGFFGLYKGLTPPLLGLSGQNAFLFGVHYTILNNLGSSFSNEFFSGCMTGALQTFLSCPIDFVKIQLQLQAIGIRKKKVHKEMLGPLGVLSCIYKKHGITGCFRGFTITLIRDCPGYGVYFGSNYYFCELFKQNDGSSASPMSLLIAGGLAGTISWAVCYPVDVLKTLIQADGHLPHNERKSMMYYAKNLYIQGGFSAFTRGINTTLLRAFPVNAIVFFTVSLITKKLNANATSLT; from the exons gttGCGCTGGTATACTTGTTGGACACCCTTTAGACACTGTAAAG gtTCGAATTCAAGCACAACCCGTTCATAGAAGTTACAAAGGCATTCTATACTGCTTAAAAAATCTTGTCCGATCCGAAGGT ttttttggGTTGTACAAAGGTTTAACTCCACCATTGTTAGGATTGTCAGGACAAAATGCGTTTCTATTCGGAGTTCATTACAcgatattaaataatttaggaAGTAGCTTTTCCAACGAATTTTTTTCAGGATGTATGACTGGAGCATTACAAACGTTTTTATCGTGTCCAATTGATTTTGTGAAGATTCAACTTCAGCTTCAGGCAATAggaattcgaaaaaaaaaagttcataaagaGATGCTCGGTCCTCTAGGTGTATTGTCTTGTATTTACAAGAAACATGGTATCACTGGTTGTTTTCGTGGGTTTACTATCACACTTATACGTGACTGTCCAGGGTATGGTGTGTACTTTGGTAGTAACTATTATTTTTGTGAATTGTTTAAACAAAACGACGGATCCTCAGCTTCTCCAATGTCTTTGCTCATTGCTGGAGGTTTAGCCGGAACAATTTCTTGGGCTGTTTGTTATCCtgttgatgttttaaaaactcttataCAAGCAGACGGTCACTTACCTCACAATGAACGTAAAAGCATGATGTATTAtgcaaaaaacttatatattcaAGGTGGATTTTCCGCGTTCACACGGGGAATAAACACAACTTTGCTGAGAGCTTTTCCAGTTAACGCTATTGTATTTTTTACAGTATcacttattactaaaaaactcaACGCTAATGCAACCTCATTAACATGA